The genomic stretch ggttttttaaaaaccaatttactctgatatttttagcttttattttttttttttgattacttgaagttttgttttgtttttgtttggagatattttatttatccatgtcattaacttttttattcatattatttatcattttattttatttagattatttatttattataatgttattaattttttttatcagattttaatgtaattaaaattttttatttagggtATCATTAAATTTTGGAATTTGCTAGGGAAATATTATATTTACctgaagttaaaatattttttttttttttattatctgaatttatattacattttttttgttattttaaaaaagtatttttgataacgtttatgataaaaacaaggaaataaacactagttttttcaGGGATAATTACTACAATGGAGAGAAATAGAAATACAGGAGGAGAAAATAACATCTAGattcataaaaaattgataacaattctctcatttaaaaaaaatatttcttcaatttccattttttttatctcctttttATCTATatcttattatcttttatttatttggtagtTACACTCTCGTCctattatttgaaaaagaaatttatcatTCATGAGCAGCAGGCCACgtgtaatgaattttaaatCCCATTATCTCCACTTCGAATGCCAACCCAGTCATCTATTACCcgattaaaagataaatagcCGATGAGCCTCTGATGTGTCTGACCTGATTAGTTTGGTAAGTGTTCTAAAAAAGGGGttcgtgatttattttttcttagtttgttTGGAACACTGCTAAATTTGCGTGCTGATGTGTCATTAGAGAGGAGCAACAGAAGAAACCAAAAGCAAGAGCCATTTTTCCTAACCGTTTTTCCCGCGCTTTTATGAAAAGACAGGTAACGAAAAACACCCAAAGTTAGATGGCTCTGCCTTTCTGGATATTTGGCCTGGAAAATAGGCTATCTATTGGTTTTGATTGACAGAGGATGGGAAAGGAAAACGCGTCCTTGAAACAAAGATGATGTGTTAGACTACAAAATTTGGAGATTTTCCAGTTCATAGTATCCCTCCTCTCTTCTTGATTGGAGACAAAGCCACCAACCAAGAACTTACATCCATTAGGGTTGAGGGACGGCATCTTGTTCATGGAACCAAACTGTGTGTTCCTGGTCAGAGATTGTTTGATGTGCAATCACTGACATTGCAAGATCATGGCATTGTCTTGACTTCTTCGTTTAGTTTTTCCAAGGTGCGTTTTTCTCTTAATCGATGGGAGTTTTCTTAATGTTTGTTCTTACTACGTTGATTGCTCCAAGTTGTCATGAGTTTGTTTTGTGATCCTTGGTGAGTTAATGGATTTGAATCTTCCATTAgtgatgataattgttttagaatatattaaattatggaAACAAATTTTACAGTGTTCAAAGAAAGTTTTTTGAGAtgtacataatttattttcgaTTAGCAAggatatttttcttgaatttgggTGCATTTTGATGGAATATACTGGATATTGTGACAGGATAAGCggaaaaatttaagaattttcttCTGTCAGCTTTgctgacacacacacacacttgctTGACTCCATTTTTCAAGTGCAGAAGCACCAATTCAACAAACGCATCAACTCTGCAGGCGCGGCCAAATTAATTGCTTGGTGCGGCCAAAATGACAACCAAAGTGAAAGGTCTTTTGAGAGGTCTAAGATACATTTCACAAATATTTGGTACGTTTACTTTTTCACTCATaaagaatatattatttcagaacaaaaaatattgaagctCAACGTTGCATTAATACTTACCAAGTATTCCAACAATAAACTTGGCGGATATAAGCAGCAGCAGTACTGTACTACGCCTGTGGTCATCAAACTTTTCTCCGATTTTGCAGATGAAAAGGAACAAGAAATGCAAATTGGATTTCCTACAGATGTAAAGCATGTTGCTCACATTGGATGCGATGGTCCATCTGCAACAAACGCGCCAAGCTGGGTATGCCAAAAAGTTTCCTTTCCTTTGCCTCTTAAGATCGTAGTTATCCATGAAAACGATTTAGGTTGCTTAAGCTCCTAAAGATAGGCACCCCCATTTCATGCTTCCTTTGGCTACACGCTGCCTAGCATTATCAGCTTATGTCCCTTTTCCTTCAGTCATCAGTGAGGATGAGATCAAAATAtgggaaataaaaagaaatgaaaacctTAAATTTAACTTAGGTATTGCTCCTTGTCACTGCTCTAATAGAGATGAGAAATAATTCATTGCATGTGCAGATGAATGAGTTTAACTCTCCTCCAGAACTTTTATGTGTGACTTCAAATTCTAAAGAAGAAGTGAAGAGCCTTCCAACAGATCCACCCGCAGAAGGTTTGCCTTTTTCTAATGATCATGGATCCGTGTTTTTATGGATTAAAATGTGTGCAGGGTTTTACCGGATCATCTATTCAGTTGGGAAAAAATGTAGTTTGCTGATGTTGCTTTGCTTTAATAGACACAATTCAAACTGAAAAGCCGAGGCAGAGGTCAAGGCGCTCATCAGGCAGTGCGAGCTCACTTTTAAATTCCCCAGACCGAAGGAGCTCCGACTCATCTAGGAATTCCAGGCACCAATCATCTAGCGGTACGGGTTCACCTTTAAATTCCCCCCGCGGCACTGAGGCGCCAAAGAGTTATAGGCGTCGCCGCTCTTCGAACAAGTCAATGGACTCTCCAAAAGGAGAATCATCAGGGACCAACCGAATCTCAAGACGGCAAAAGAACTCAAGTCTTGGTGATGAATCGCCTACTCATGACCAGCCCTCCATCCCAAAACATTCTCGTGGAAGAAAGTCCAAAGGATCAGCAGGCAGTGggtcatcaaaatcaaaagaaaagaagtctTCAAAAGAAGCGGTTCCTTTCTCAGATCCTGGATCTGGGGGTTGTGAATCTATAAATGGAAGGAAGAACATTGCAAGCCAACTAAGCTCTGTTTTGGAAGCCTATGAAGAAGAGAGATGAAAGCAATGCAGTGATTTGTGTGTTAGAGATTTAATGTAATGTGTATGAAAGTGTTAACTCCAATTCAATTTGTCTTTGATGTGCTTTTTGAAAGTTTCTCTTCATGTACGTACATGTTTATCTTGCATAGCCAAAAGTCAAAAGCTAGTGCTTCAGCTTTTTGGTAGCCTTTTTTACCCCATATTTTATTGACGATATGATAACAGTCCAGAAGCGGATTGGCAACAGCAGTTTCTccagcatagttttaaaattttcaaaaatataaatgctCCCATCAatttatcaaacaaataattaaataatgattaatttttttattaaaatttttattttaaatattttttttaaaattaaatatataggcAAATATAACACTCAAAATACATAAACATGCAATAAACTAAGTTCAAAGTACTTGGACTTTTGCATTCAGCCAAGTTCAAAAACAACTTGCATTTAACAAACATGCtggaaatataaatatttgagttCAGTAGTTAGCCAAGTTTAACGGTACTTGGATCTAGCGTTAACCAAGTTCAAAAAACGTGAATTTAATGGTGGCAGTCAAGTCTAAAGTAACGTGGATTTGTAACAAGCATGTCAGATCCAAAATACTATGAACTTGATAATTAGTCAAATTCAAGATACGTGGATTTAGTAGTTTAGTCAAGTTCAAAATACGTGGACTTAATAGGCAATCAATCAAGTACAAAACAACGTGATTCTAACAAATATATCAGATCCAAGGTAATTGGACTTAGTGGTCGATCAAATCCAAAGTAATATGAATTTGACAAATATACTAAACCCAAAATACCTAGATTTGGCAAACAACCAAATCCAAAGTGTATAGATTTGACAGTCAACTAAGTCTCAAAGTAACGTAGTATGATAATTGCTAAATCCAAAGTGTTTGTACTTGATAGACATCCAAGTCTAAAAATAGTCAGTGGACTTAAGACATGACTTACAACCAAGTTCAAAGTAACATGGGTCTTGCACACATGGCAGATCCAAGATGCTTGGACTTAGCAAATAGTCAAGCTCAAGATGCGACATTACCAATTCTCAAGCTTTATGTCTAATCCTAAAtgattctctataatatgaatattaaagacaTAATAAATCGTTATATATCTCCatctaaaataattatagaCATTAAGGTAATGACTTTCGTGTGCTTGTAGGTGTGTATAAGGTTTTTTAAGAGACCCCCTAAACGTGTTGTCTCATTAATGATatgtaaaaggtttttttactCTCATTAATATTACCAAAAGCAGAGgattttttacttcttttttatatatatagaaacaacaAGGTTTACAGGGTATAAATACCTTCTAAaccatcaagataaaaatacataaattctctcctctttctaaaacaaatatataaagattttagAGTATTAATgaacttaaaaacttaaaaataaatatcttttttccttcaaatttaaggttcttttaagttatttattactttaagtcatttaatatttttttcatataagatACTGAATTTTATCATCATAAAGAATTTTTAGTCATTAATTAACTTGGGACAAAGTGCTTGTGAATTATtctaaatactaaataattttttatttatgtattttaaattttgaagcaTCATCATATAACTGCTATTAGGGAAAGGCTTTCCCTTGCAATATTAGACTCGGTGAGGTTCTTTTTTTGTATAGCTTACACTTGTATTGCATGGCACTTGTGATTATTACTAAATAAGGTTAGAAAGAAACTGATTTTTGTGAGAGAATTGCTTGC from Populus alba chromosome 8, ASM523922v2, whole genome shotgun sequence encodes the following:
- the LOC118057413 gene encoding CRIB domain-containing protein RIC5 isoform X2, which gives rise to MTTKVKGLLRGLRYISQIFDEKEQEMQIGFPTDVKHVAHIGCDGPSATNAPSWMNEFNSPPELLCVTSNSKEEVKSLPTDPPAEDTIQTEKPRQRSRRSSGSASSLLNSPDRRSSDSSRNSRHQSSSGTGSPLNSPRGTEAPKSYRRRRSSNKSMDSPKGESSGTNRISRRQKNSSLGDESPTHDQPSIPKHSRGRKSKGSAGSGSSKSKEKKSSKEAVPFSDPGSGGCESINGRKNIASQLSSVLEAYEEER
- the LOC118057413 gene encoding CRIB domain-containing protein RIC5 isoform X1, encoding MTTKVKGLLRGLRYISQIFDEKEQEMQIGFPTDVKHVAHIGCDGPSATNAPSWVCQKMNEFNSPPELLCVTSNSKEEVKSLPTDPPAEDTIQTEKPRQRSRRSSGSASSLLNSPDRRSSDSSRNSRHQSSSGTGSPLNSPRGTEAPKSYRRRRSSNKSMDSPKGESSGTNRISRRQKNSSLGDESPTHDQPSIPKHSRGRKSKGSAGSGSSKSKEKKSSKEAVPFSDPGSGGCESINGRKNIASQLSSVLEAYEEER